A genomic window from Ideonella sp. WA131b includes:
- a CDS encoding DEAD/DEAH box helicase yields the protein MTEPSPTALPVPGDATEAPLFSSLPLDPKLLRAVADSGYLAMTPIQAKAIPIVLAGRDVMGAAQTGTGKTAAFTIPLLQKMLRHENASMSPARHPVRALVLAPTRELADQVAENVKKYAKQTQLRSAVVFGGIDMKPQTLQLKAGVEVLIATPGRLLDHIEAKNAVLGQVEYVVLDEADRMLDIGFLPDLQRILSYLPKARQTLLFSATFSPEIKKLAASYLQDPVLVEVARPNATASTVEQRFYSTTDDDKRAFIRQLIKARDLRQAIVFVNSKLGAARLARSFERDGLRTQALHGDKSQDERLKALAAFKAGEVDLLVATDVAARGLDIADLPAVFNFDVPFNAEDYVHRIGRTGRAGASGLAVTLVTRDDARLVADIEKLIKKKIDLEPVELDDERPRWRDERPARRDDEPPRSERPVRAERPTAPRPPADPIFDKPYEPAAGGEAAPPWDAAKPGAAVPRAVSPSIRPKRKVGALLGGGR from the coding sequence ATGACCGAACCGTCCCCCACAGCCTTGCCCGTTCCGGGCGATGCGACCGAGGCGCCGCTCTTCAGCAGCCTCCCCCTTGATCCCAAACTCCTGCGCGCCGTGGCCGACAGCGGCTACCTGGCCATGACGCCCATCCAGGCCAAGGCCATCCCCATCGTGCTGGCCGGGCGTGATGTGATGGGGGCGGCGCAGACGGGCACGGGCAAGACGGCGGCCTTCACCATCCCGCTGCTGCAGAAGATGCTGCGCCACGAAAACGCCAGCATGAGCCCGGCCCGCCACCCGGTGCGGGCGCTGGTGCTGGCGCCCACGCGCGAGCTGGCCGATCAGGTGGCCGAGAACGTCAAGAAGTACGCCAAGCAGACGCAACTGCGCTCGGCGGTGGTCTTCGGCGGCATCGACATGAAGCCGCAGACGCTGCAGCTCAAGGCGGGCGTCGAGGTGCTCATCGCCACGCCGGGCCGGCTGCTCGATCACATCGAGGCCAAGAACGCCGTGCTGGGCCAGGTGGAGTACGTGGTGCTCGACGAGGCCGACCGCATGCTCGACATCGGCTTCCTGCCCGATCTGCAGCGCATCTTGTCGTACCTGCCCAAGGCGCGGCAGACGCTGCTGTTCAGTGCCACCTTCAGCCCCGAGATCAAGAAGCTCGCCGCCAGCTACCTGCAAGACCCCGTGCTCGTGGAGGTGGCGCGCCCCAACGCCACCGCCAGCACGGTGGAGCAGCGCTTCTACAGCACCACCGACGACGACAAGCGGGCCTTCATCCGCCAGCTGATCAAGGCGCGCGATCTCCGCCAGGCCATCGTCTTTGTCAACAGCAAGCTGGGCGCTGCCCGCCTGGCGCGCAGCTTCGAGCGCGACGGCCTGCGCACCCAGGCCCTGCACGGCGACAAGAGCCAGGACGAGCGGCTCAAGGCGCTGGCCGCCTTCAAGGCCGGTGAGGTGGATCTGCTCGTGGCCACCGATGTGGCCGCCCGCGGCCTGGACATTGCCGATCTGCCGGCGGTCTTTAACTTCGACGTGCCCTTCAACGCCGAAGACTACGTGCACCGCATCGGCCGCACGGGCCGGGCGGGGGCCTCGGGGCTGGCGGTCACGCTCGTCACGCGGGACGACGCCCGCCTGGTGGCCGACATCGAGAAGCTCATCAAGAAGAAGATCGATCTCGAGCCGGTCGAGCTGGATGACGAGCGCCCGCGCTGGCGTGACGAGCGGCCCGCGCGCCGCGACGACGAGCCGCCGCGCAGCGAGCGGCCCGTGCGCGCCGAGCGCCCCACGGCCCCGCGCCCGCCGGCCGACCCCATCTTCGACAAACCCTACGAGCCCGCTGCGGGTGGCGAGGCCGCGCCCCCTTGGGACGCCGCCAAGCCCGGCGCGGCCGTGCCGCGGGCCGTGTCGCCCAGCATCCGGCCCAAGCGCAAGGTGGGGGCGCTGCTGGGCGGCGGTCGCTGA
- the plsX gene encoding phosphate acyltransferase PlsX gives MGGDHGPAVTLPACRAFLGSHPGAELVLVGTEAALAPAAGWARCTRVIATEVVMMDDPVEVALRKKRDSSLRVALQQVKDGATTGVQACVSAGNTGALMAVARYLLKTLDGVDRPAIATVLPNRADGYTTVLDLGANVDCTPEHLLQFAVMGSALVTAVDGKAEPVVGLLNIGEEAIKGSDTIKRAAELLRAAGDAGQIRFHGNVEGNDIFKGTVDVVVCDGFVGNVLLKTSEGLASMLSDFIKQEFTRGVGPRLAALVALPVLRRFKHRVDPRRYNGAALLGLRGLVFKSHGSADAFAFEMALARAHEAAAHGLVARVHDMIVPTLMAMPAAPAEGAA, from the coding sequence ATGGGCGGCGACCACGGCCCGGCCGTCACGCTGCCGGCCTGCCGCGCCTTCCTGGGCAGCCACCCCGGCGCCGAACTGGTGCTCGTGGGCACCGAGGCCGCGCTGGCGCCCGCCGCCGGCTGGGCGCGCTGCACCCGCGTCATCGCCACCGAGGTCGTCATGATGGACGACCCCGTCGAGGTCGCCCTGCGCAAGAAGCGCGATTCCTCCCTGCGCGTGGCGCTGCAGCAGGTGAAGGACGGCGCCACCACGGGTGTGCAGGCCTGCGTGTCGGCCGGCAACACCGGCGCGCTGATGGCCGTGGCGCGCTACCTGCTCAAGACGCTGGACGGCGTCGACCGCCCGGCCATCGCCACCGTGCTGCCCAACCGCGCCGACGGCTACACCACGGTGCTCGACCTCGGCGCCAACGTCGACTGCACGCCCGAGCACCTGCTGCAGTTTGCGGTGATGGGCAGCGCGCTCGTCACGGCCGTCGATGGCAAGGCCGAGCCGGTGGTCGGCCTGCTGAACATCGGCGAAGAAGCCATCAAGGGCAGCGATACCATCAAGCGCGCGGCCGAGTTGTTGCGCGCCGCCGGTGATGCCGGGCAGATCCGCTTCCACGGCAACGTCGAAGGCAACGACATCTTCAAGGGCACGGTCGACGTGGTGGTGTGCGACGGTTTCGTCGGCAACGTGCTGCTGAAAACCAGCGAGGGCCTGGCCTCCATGCTCAGCGACTTCATCAAGCAGGAGTTCACGCGCGGCGTCGGGCCCCGGCTGGCGGCGCTGGTGGCGCTGCCGGTGCTCAGGCGCTTCAAGCACCGCGTGGACCCCCGCCGCTACAACGGCGCCGCGCTGCTGGGCCTGCGCGGGCTGGTGTTCAAGAGCCACGGCTCGGCCGATGCGTTTGCCTTCGAGATGGCGCTGGCGCGCGCCCACGAGGCCGCGGCGCACGGTCTGGTGGCCCGCGTGCACGACATGATCGTGCCGACGCTGATGGCCATGCCCGCTGCGCCGGCCGAGGGTGCCGCGTGA
- the rpmF gene encoding 50S ribosomal protein L32 yields the protein MAVQQNKKSPSKRGMHRSHNAVAAPGTGVEPTTGEVHLRHHISPTGFYRGRKVIKTKADA from the coding sequence ATGGCCGTTCAGCAAAACAAGAAGTCGCCGTCCAAGCGCGGCATGCACCGCTCGCACAACGCCGTGGCCGCGCCCGGCACGGGTGTTGAGCCCACCACCGGCGAGGTGCACCTGCGCCACCACATCAGCCCCACGGGCTTCTACCGCGGACGCAAGGTCATCAAGACCAAGGCCGACGCCTGA
- a CDS encoding SAM-dependent methyltransferase — MTPPGTLWLVPAPLDLGTAEMPLDTVLPQAVLARAAALQHWVVEDAKSARALLKRVAQHLPLAQPLQALHMAELPRPPKGGARGTAPAVDWAALLAPALQGHDLGLLSEAGLPAVADPGSALVAAAHAAGVPVQPLAGPSSLMLALAASGLNGQSFAFVGYLPQEAEARTARIRELEAGSRRQGQTQLAIETPYRNAALLQALVQVLQPTTRLAVSVGLTLEGGCTRSAPVAAWRQQPLALPDRLPAVFAWLAG, encoded by the coding sequence ATGACGCCGCCGGGCACGCTGTGGCTGGTGCCGGCGCCGCTGGACTTGGGCACCGCCGAAATGCCGCTGGACACCGTGCTGCCGCAGGCCGTGCTGGCGCGCGCCGCGGCGCTGCAGCACTGGGTGGTGGAAGACGCCAAGTCGGCCCGGGCGCTGCTCAAGCGGGTGGCGCAGCACCTGCCGCTGGCGCAGCCGCTGCAGGCGCTGCACATGGCCGAGCTGCCGCGGCCGCCCAAAGGCGGCGCGCGCGGCACGGCGCCTGCCGTGGACTGGGCCGCCCTGCTGGCCCCCGCCCTGCAGGGCCACGACCTGGGCCTGCTCAGCGAGGCCGGCCTGCCCGCCGTGGCCGACCCCGGCAGCGCGCTGGTGGCCGCGGCGCATGCGGCCGGCGTGCCGGTGCAGCCGCTGGCGGGCCCGAGCTCGCTGATGCTGGCGCTGGCCGCCAGCGGCCTGAACGGCCAGAGCTTTGCCTTCGTGGGCTACCTGCCGCAAGAGGCCGAGGCCCGCACCGCGCGCATCCGCGAGCTCGAGGCCGGCTCGCGCCGGCAGGGGCAGACGCAGCTGGCCATCGAGACGCCCTACCGCAACGCCGCGCTGCTGCAGGCGCTGGTGCAGGTGCTGCAGCCGACGACGCGGCTCGCGGTGAGCGTGGGCCTCACGCTCGAAGGCGGCTGCACGCGCAGCGCCCCCGTGGCGGCCTGGCGGCAGCAGCCGCTGGCCCTGCCCGACCGACTGCCCGCCGTGTTTGCCTGGCTGGCAGGCTGA
- a CDS encoding glycosyltransferase family 4 protein translates to MLALMIAFALSLGVTLLVVHVARRREHVFLDHDLSGPQKFHVSPVPRVGGIGIFVGLLAALGLLAVEQPQARIGLALLACGLVALGVGLVEDITKRVSPRMRLIATAASALLAAWWLGLAITHTSLPGLDWLVSFSIGSWLLTLLAVAGIANAVNIIDGFNGLASMCVVIMLAALAYVAYEVGDPVVGAIALAGIGAVLGFFVWNFPAGLIFLGDGGAYFLGFFVAEVALLLLVRNPEVSPLFPLLVCIYPAFETVFSMYRRRFIRALPPSMPDGIHLHSLIYRRVMRWAVGDRSAKALTRRNSMTSPFLWLLCMLSVVPAVLFWNNTPLLVGFLAIFIVSYVMLYWRIVRFKSPRWMRAFIRRRPR, encoded by the coding sequence ATGCTCGCGTTGATGATTGCCTTTGCCCTCTCGCTCGGTGTCACCCTGTTGGTGGTGCATGTGGCGCGCAGGCGCGAGCACGTGTTCCTCGATCACGATCTTTCGGGCCCGCAGAAGTTTCATGTGAGCCCGGTGCCGCGGGTGGGGGGCATCGGCATCTTCGTCGGGCTGCTGGCGGCCCTGGGTCTGCTGGCGGTGGAGCAGCCACAGGCGCGCATCGGGTTGGCGCTGCTGGCCTGCGGCCTGGTGGCCTTGGGCGTGGGCCTGGTGGAAGACATCACCAAGCGCGTCAGCCCCCGTATGAGGTTGATCGCCACCGCCGCATCGGCCTTGCTGGCGGCCTGGTGGCTGGGGCTGGCCATCACCCACACCAGCCTTCCGGGGCTCGACTGGCTGGTCTCCTTCAGCATCGGCTCCTGGCTGCTCACCCTGCTGGCGGTGGCCGGCATCGCCAACGCCGTCAACATCATCGACGGCTTCAACGGCCTGGCCTCGATGTGCGTGGTGATCATGCTGGCCGCGCTGGCCTATGTGGCCTACGAGGTGGGAGACCCCGTCGTGGGCGCCATCGCGCTGGCCGGCATCGGCGCGGTGCTTGGCTTTTTCGTCTGGAACTTCCCGGCCGGCCTCATCTTCCTGGGCGACGGTGGCGCCTACTTCCTGGGCTTTTTTGTGGCCGAGGTGGCGCTGTTGCTGCTGGTGCGCAACCCCGAGGTCTCGCCACTGTTCCCGCTGCTGGTGTGCATCTACCCCGCGTTCGAGACGGTGTTCTCCATGTACCGGCGGCGCTTCATCCGCGCGCTGCCGCCCAGCATGCCCGACGGCATCCACCTGCACTCGCTCATCTACCGCCGCGTCATGCGCTGGGCCGTGGGCGACCGCAGCGCCAAGGCGCTGACGCGCCGCAACTCGATGACGTCGCCGTTCTTGTGGCTGCTGTGCATGCTGTCGGTGGTGCCGGCGGTGCTGTTCTGGAACAACACGCCTTTGCTCGTGGGGTTCCTGGCGATCTTCATCGTGAGCTACGTGATGCTGTACTGGCGCATCGTGCGCTTCAAGTCGCCGCGCTGGATGCGCGCCTTCATCAGGCGCCGGCCCCGATAA
- a CDS encoding DUF177 domain-containing protein, whose protein sequence is MARERPTDPLAAPVAALCRAGETLLGAWLLAELPRLAASLWVPPSADERVGWQARFGQVQPAAGPPQQWLELEAHTHIALQCQRCLQGVQQPLALERRFRFVATEAEAERLDAESDDDHLVLQPRLDLRALLEDELILELPLVPRHEGPCPEPLPQPAAEPPEAQARPKPFAALAALRKGRPPT, encoded by the coding sequence ATGGCCCGTGAACGCCCCACCGACCCCCTGGCCGCCCCTGTGGCGGCGCTGTGCCGTGCCGGCGAAACCCTGCTCGGCGCCTGGCTGCTGGCCGAGTTGCCGCGCCTGGCCGCCAGCCTGTGGGTGCCGCCCTCGGCCGACGAGCGCGTGGGCTGGCAGGCCCGCTTTGGCCAGGTGCAGCCGGCAGCCGGCCCGCCCCAGCAGTGGCTGGAACTCGAAGCACACACTCACATCGCTTTGCAGTGCCAGCGCTGCCTGCAGGGCGTGCAGCAGCCGCTGGCCCTGGAACGCCGCTTCCGCTTCGTGGCCACCGAGGCCGAGGCCGAGCGGCTCGATGCCGAGAGCGACGACGACCACCTCGTGCTGCAGCCGCGGCTGGATCTGCGCGCCCTGCTCGAAGACGAGCTGATCCTCGAGCTGCCGCTGGTGCCGCGCCACGAGGGCCCTTGCCCCGAGCCCCTGCCGCAGCCTGCGGCCGAGCCGCCCGAGGCGCAGGCCCGGCCCAAGCCCTTTGCGGCGCTGGCCGCCCTGCGCAAGGGCCGACCGCCCACCTGA
- the maf gene encoding septum formation inhibitor Maf — protein MPPVLILASTSRYRRELLQRLRLPFEVVSPEVDEAPLPGEAPAALALRLALAKARAVQTRRPGAVVIGSDQVADLDGEPLGKPHTHGRAVAQLTRLSGRSVVFQTGVAVVAPGFEQALLAPVRVRFRVLTPGEIEHYLRAEQPYDCAGSAKSEALGIALLEAIDSDDPTALVGLPLMRTCALLRAAGIEPLARA, from the coding sequence ATGCCACCGGTCCTGATCCTGGCCTCCACCTCGCGCTACCGGCGCGAGCTGCTGCAACGCCTGCGCCTGCCGTTCGAGGTGGTCTCGCCCGAGGTCGACGAGGCGCCCCTGCCCGGCGAGGCCCCCGCGGCGCTGGCGCTGCGCCTGGCGCTGGCCAAGGCCCGCGCCGTGCAGACGCGCCGGCCCGGGGCCGTGGTGATCGGCTCCGACCAGGTGGCCGATCTCGACGGCGAGCCCCTGGGCAAGCCGCACACGCACGGGCGCGCGGTGGCGCAGCTCACACGGCTGTCGGGCCGCAGCGTGGTCTTCCAGACGGGCGTGGCCGTCGTCGCGCCCGGCTTCGAGCAGGCCCTGCTGGCCCCGGTGCGCGTGCGCTTCCGTGTGCTCACGCCGGGCGAGATCGAGCATTACCTGCGCGCCGAGCAGCCCTACGACTGCGCCGGCAGCGCCAAGAGCGAGGCCCTGGGCATCGCCTTGCTGGAGGCCATCGACAGCGACGACCCCACGGCGCTGGTGGGGCTGCCGCTGATGCGCACCTGCGCGCTGTTGCGCGCGGCCGGCATCGAGCCGCTGGCCCGCGCATGA